ATCACAAGTTAGTGCATAAAAAAATGTAGCTTTTAATGAAACCAAACGCAAATTGCGATGCATCACAAAAATCCAAGTCGTATATCTCTTGTTCCTCAATATATAAAAAGAACGTCGTCACTTGTGTGTTGCTTGCGTTCTTAAGCAATGTCGGGGGTCGCCGCCGCGTACAGTCGTCGTCGGTGTTTATGTAAAATGTCGCCAAATGCGTTGGCTCTTCTTATTAGTAGCCGGATCGGGCCGGTAAAAGACGCCGCCTTGGTCCACCTAATTTGGTCACTCCCCCTGCCTACGACGACATTCTCGCCATTTATATCATTTTGTCATCTCTCTCCATTCACTACAGCACACAACTCCTATACACACGACCCACTCATACACAATGGTAAGAAGCCCCTTCACCTCTCTTTGTACAGCAGCTAACCTCGGCGTTACAGTCAAGCAAGCCCATCTCAGCCGTACGTCATCACCCCTCCACCCCATACCCTACCCACGCCATTTGCCCGCCCACGTCTACCTGGCTGTCTGACCGACCGATTGACTAACTGACGCCCTCGCCACAGCTCTCAGGCATCTCCGTAGCAGGCGGTATCATGGCCTATACCCGCTACTCGTCTCTCCCCTCCCTTATCGCTTCACTCGGTATCGGCAGTGCGATGATGATTAGCGGGATGCGAATTCGGGATGGGATGGATTATGGATATGAGAGTGCAGCTGGTGAGTCCGAGTCCTGTTTTGGCTTTAGGCGGCGGAGGGAACGAGGGATGGAGAGGTATGATGTCAAGAGTTGTTTCTTTTGGGAACCAGTTGTGTTTTGAAGAATGAGTTGGGACGAAGCTGATTGGTTTATCCCTTTTGAACCCCCCCATAAACAGCAAGCTCCGCAGTATTAATGTACCCCACTATAAGGTACGTCCCTGCTCCATAACTAGAGCAAAGCAGaagataaaaaaaaaactaACTTGTACAACTTTACAGACGATTCATCAAGACCCGCGCTCCTATCCCGGCTACCATCGCACTCCTCGCCACAGCCAGCACGGCATACTATATCGTTGAAACATTTGACGGTCGGGCCCAAAAATCGGTGGCTACGCCATTGTAGTTTTGACCAACCCCTTTTGCCCCTTTGTGTATATCTCCGCGTCGCCGACATTCTTGCTCTGCCTGCTCCTGCGCCTGCGCCTTCCCTCTCCAACCCCTTACCCATCCGCATCTCTGTGTTATCGCCAATCTTGCATTTTCCGAGTTTCCGATTCCCCGAGTTTTTGTTGTTCAAGAGATCGTATCAGGCAGTGAAGAAGTGTGTGTGAGAAGAAAAGTAACAGGGGCGGAGGAAGGAATGGGGGAAATAAGAGTGTTGGGGAAAAGATAAAAAACGATTGTATATCTTTTTTAAAACGAACGCAATATATGAATACAAAAAGGCTGATTCCCAAGGAAACGCTGTGGGAGTAAGGTGGAGCACATGATATGGCGATCAATCATTTTCGCCCCGCTGTTTTCAATGCAAAATGCAAATGCAAATGTAAATGTAAATGTAAATGCTAACAACCAAGGGTACCGATTATCCTCTCAAGAGATCAGGTTTGGGCGGTGCATCCTAACCCATCCAATCGTCAGATCGTCAGCGTTTTTCAACCTCGGCCTCAGCCTCACAGCTTAACTTAAGTagaggaaaaagaaaatCACTCACCCTGATCATGATACTAATCCGATGACCCATTTCCAACTTTTTCCCGTCCcagatggaagaagggtCATCGAATGGGAGGATAGAGTGTTCGTACCCGTATCGGATCGAGTCGCTAGTATAGGTAAAACAAGGTGGAGTTTTGGTGAGTCCCGGGAGCGCtagaggaaagagaaagaagaaagagggaCGTACCGCTGGATATAAACTGAACCACTACCCAACCTCACTTCCCACCCTTCCTCTCTTGTTCGttccccctccccctctccATCGCTAAACTTGCGCCGTAACCTCAACGTCCTCTCAGCACCCAACGATACGCCGAGAATAACCCGCCCTGAAGCTTCGAGGTTATCGACATGCGGGAGGATAGAGCCCACTGGGGAGAGGTGGAGGATGTGGGTGAGTGTTCCTGCAGGTGGAAGGGTGGCTGCTGATGTATTTGTTTCTATGgcaggagaaggaggaagggaagagaagaacAAGGCATATATCCGATTCAGCGTAGGGACAAGTAAAGGGTGCGGGGACGAAGGCAGGGTGGAGAGCAGCGATTCGCGATAATCGTGGATGACAGAATCGTAGTGGCCCTAATGTCCATTTTCTATATTAACACAGCTCATGTATGCATATGCAAGCAAGAGTTGGCATACCTCTTCAAAAGCGTATTCACCAGTGAACAGGCGTTGTAGACCGCTGGCTCCTGTATCGCTCACCCCCGCACCTGCACTTACACCTCTCTGCctcctcgccctcctccTATCCCCACCCCGACTTCGACCCAACTTCCAAAGCCCCATCGTTACCAACACCTCTTGTTCCTCCTCATTCAAAAAGTTGGGGTACAGCACGAAATCGTCTGGTTTTGCGAGTGTCGGTGCTGAGGTTGCTGTGGAGGACGAGGGGTGGAGGGGCCGGATGAGGGGGGAGTGGGAGTGGAGGGTGAGTGCGGGGGGGAGGGCAGTGGTGGAGAGGCGGTGCTTGAGTATGCGCAGAGGGTTCATTGTCTATGCAGTGGAGAGATATACTTTATACCGTGGATAAACAAATCGCCATTTCTAATTGAATTACAAAATGTGTTAATGTATAAATACGCTTTTCTAAATAGAATATAATTTGTAATGACGCGGTATATCGGCTATCTCCGGCATCTTTCATCATCACAACAAACCATTATCTCTCCCCCATACACCATGGCAGAACAAAcccctctcctctcccccgccccctccacctcctcaGACCCCCACCATATCCCATCCCACCGCAGAAGGACATCCATCCTCGTATCCCtcttcaccatcctcctcatcgTCGCCACTGGCTTCTCCGTCGGCCTCGTCATCAAGCATGGCCATAAAGAGCCTGACGATTTACTCGAAAGAGCAAAGTTTTATCTCAAATCGTGAGTCCCTAAGGTTTTCTCTGCAGGTATTGGATGCTGAGCTGCCCATGTGCAGGTCACCGGTGATCGATGGACATATCGACCTACCCGAATTCGCGCGTGCAGTTTATGGGAACAACATCTCAAAGTTTGACTTGCGCGATACTCTTGTAAGGCTTCCCATCTCTCCACTCTCGCTCTTATGAAAGAAAACTAACGAGAGGTGACTACAAAAAAACGTTAATCTAGCCCGcacactttgacattccTCGAGCCAAAGAGGGTCATTTGG
This DNA window, taken from Cryptococcus gattii WM276 chromosome C, complete sequence, encodes the following:
- a CDS encoding uncharacterized protein (Similar to TIGR gene model, INSD accession AAW42676.1), translating into MNPLRILKHRLSTTALPPALTLHSHSPLIRPLHPSSSTATSAPTLAKPDDFVLYPNFLNEEEQEVLVTMGLWKLGRSRGGDRRRARRQRGVSAGAGVSDTGASGLQRLFTGEYAFEEGHYDSVIHDYRESLLSTLPSSPHPLLVPTLNRIYALFFSSLPPSPAIETNTSAATLPPAGTLTHILHLSPVGSILPHVDNLEASGRVILGVSLGAERTLRLRRKFSDGEGEGERTREEGWEVRLGSGSVYIQRDSIRYGYEHSILPFDDPSSIWDGKKLEMGHRISIMIRDAPPKPDLLRG
- a CDS encoding uncharacterized protein (Similar to SGTC gene model, INSD accession EAL21991.1) encodes the protein MAYTRYSSLPSLIASLGIGSAMMISGMRIRDGMDYGYESAAASSAVLMYPTIRRFIKTRAPIPATIALLATASTAYYIVETFDGRAQKSVATPL